One Ignavibacteriales bacterium genomic region harbors:
- a CDS encoding T9SS type A sorting domain-containing protein encodes MDILGNEIESLGNEEKTVGTYDLTWNAVNLPSGVYFYWLQAGDFVQTRKMILLK; translated from the coding sequence TTGGACATTCTTGGTAATGAAATAGAATCACTAGGTAACGAAGAAAAAACAGTTGGCACTTATGATTTAACCTGGAATGCAGTAAACCTTCCAAGTGGAGTTTATTTCTACTGGTTGCAAGCTGGAGATTTTGTGCAAACAAGAAAAATGATTTTACTGAAGTAA